The Devosia sp. MC521 genome has a segment encoding these proteins:
- the rplB gene encoding 50S ribosomal protein L2, whose protein sequence is MALKTYNPTSEGRRTLVTTDRSELWKGAPVKALTEGLSKSGGRNNTGRITAFHRGGGHKRSYRLIDFKRVKFDAVGTVERLEYDPNRTAWIALIKYEDGELAYIVAPQRLAAGDKVVSSMNAVDVKPGNAMPLERMPVGTIVHNIELKPRKGGQVARSAGAYAQYVGRDSGWAILRLNSGEQRRVHGTCLATVGAVSNQDHANTSLGKAGRNRWLGRKPVNRGVTMNPVDHPHGGGEGRTSGGRHPVSPWGKPTKGKRTRTNKATDQFIVRSRHVKKGR, encoded by the coding sequence ATGGCTCTAAAGACTTACAATCCCACCTCTGAAGGCCGTCGTACGCTTGTTACGACTGATCGTTCGGAACTGTGGAAGGGTGCACCGGTCAAGGCTTTGACCGAAGGCCTCAGCAAATCCGGTGGTCGTAATAACACCGGCCGCATCACTGCTTTCCACCGTGGTGGTGGTCACAAGCGCTCGTACCGTTTGATCGATTTCAAGCGCGTTAAGTTCGACGCAGTCGGGACCGTAGAACGTCTCGAATACGATCCGAACCGTACCGCTTGGATCGCTCTGATTAAGTACGAAGACGGCGAACTGGCTTACATCGTTGCTCCACAGCGTCTTGCTGCTGGCGACAAGGTTGTATCGTCCATGAACGCAGTCGACGTGAAGCCAGGCAATGCAATGCCGCTCGAGCGCATGCCGGTCGGCACCATTGTGCACAACATCGAACTGAAGCCTCGCAAGGGTGGTCAGGTCGCTCGTTCTGCTGGCGCCTATGCTCAGTACGTTGGCCGTGACTCCGGTTGGGCGATCCTTCGCCTGAACTCGGGTGAACAGCGTCGCGTTCACGGCACTTGCCTTGCGACTGTTGGTGCTGTGTCCAACCAGGACCACGCTAACACCTCGCTCGGTAAGGCAGGTCGCAACCGTTGGCTCGGCCGCAAGCCAGTCAACCGTGGTGTTACCATGAACCCGGTCGACCACCCACATGGTGGTGGTGAAGGCCGTACCTCTGGTGGCCGTCACCCGGTTTCTCCGTGGGGCAAGCCAACTAAGGGCAAGCGTACGCGTACCAACAAGGCAACGGACCAGTTTATCGTTCGTAGCCGTCACGTGAAGAAGGGCAGGTAA
- the rplX gene encoding 50S ribosomal protein L24: protein MAAKIKKGDKVVVLAGKDKGKTGSVLQIFPTENRALVQGINLVRRHQKQTATQDSGIFSKEAPIHLSNLAVADANGKPTRVGFQITDGVKTRVAKTTGDAING, encoded by the coding sequence ATGGCCGCCAAGATTAAGAAGGGCGACAAGGTAGTCGTCCTTGCAGGTAAGGATAAGGGTAAGACCGGTTCGGTCTTGCAGATCTTCCCGACCGAAAACCGTGCGCTCGTACAGGGTATCAACCTTGTACGTCGCCACCAGAAGCAGACTGCTACGCAGGACTCCGGTATCTTCTCGAAAGAAGCACCGATCCACCTGTCGAACCTTGCAGTTGCAGACGCGAATGGTAAGCCAACCCGTGTTGGTTTCCAGATCACCGATGGCGTGAAGACCCGCGTTGCTAAGACCACCGGAGATGCGATCAATGGCTGA
- the rplP gene encoding 50S ribosomal protein L16 has protein sequence MLQPKRTKFRKAHKGRIHGEAKGGTTLAFGQYALKATEPERVTARQIEAARRAITREMKRQGRVWIRIFPDLPVSKKPTEVRMGKGKGSVEYWAARVKPGRIVFEIDGVPEDVAKEALRLGAMKLPITTRIVTRIAD, from the coding sequence ATGCTGCAACCAAAGAGAACTAAGTTCCGCAAGGCCCACAAGGGCCGTATCCATGGCGAAGCCAAGGGCGGTACCACCCTCGCATTCGGTCAGTACGCACTGAAGGCCACTGAGCCAGAACGTGTTACTGCCCGTCAGATCGAAGCTGCGCGTCGCGCGATCACTCGCGAAATGAAGCGTCAGGGTCGTGTTTGGATCCGTATTTTCCCGGATCTGCCTGTTTCCAAGAAGCCTACCGAAGTCCGTATGGGTAAGGGTAAGGGCTCCGTGGAGTACTGGGCTGCACGTGTAAAACCTGGTCGTATCGTTTTTGAGATTGACGGCGTACCAGAAGACGTTGCAAAGGAGGCACTTCGCCTCGGTGCAATGAAGCTGCCGATCACCACGCGTATCGTTACGCGTATTGCTGACTAA
- the rpsN gene encoding 30S ribosomal protein S14, giving the protein MAKTSSIEKNKKRAVLAAQYADKRAALKATVMNQETPIEERFKASLKLAELPRNSAQIRVRNRCEVSGRPRAYYRKLKMSRIALRQLGNLGLIPGLVKSSW; this is encoded by the coding sequence ATGGCAAAGACCAGTTCCATTGAAAAGAACAAGAAGCGCGCAGTTCTGGCCGCTCAGTATGCCGATAAGCGCGCTGCGCTGAAGGCAACTGTGATGAACCAGGAAACGCCGATTGAAGAACGCTTCAAGGCAAGCTTGAAGCTCGCTGAACTTCCACGCAACTCGGCTCAGATCCGCGTTCGCAACCGTTGTGAAGTGTCGGGCCGTCCGCGCGCTTACTACCGCAAGCTCAAGATGAGCCGTATTGCCCTGCGTCAGCTGGGCAACTTGGGTCTCATCCCGGGTCTGGTAAAGTCGAGCTGGTAA
- the rpmD gene encoding 50S ribosomal protein L30, whose product MANQKTIIVKQVGSPIRREKSQRATLIGLGLNKMNKQRELIDTPEVRGMINKVGHLVRVVGE is encoded by the coding sequence ATGGCCAATCAAAAGACCATTATCGTGAAGCAGGTTGGTTCGCCAATCCGCCGCGAAAAGAGCCAGCGCGCGACCCTTATCGGTCTCGGGCTGAACAAGATGAACAAGCAGCGCGAGCTCATTGATACGCCAGAAGTACGTGGCATGATCAATAAGGTCGGGCACCTCGTCCGCGTCGTCGGCGAGTAA
- the rpsQ gene encoding 30S ribosomal protein S17 — protein sequence MPKRVLQGTVVSDANDKTIVVRVERRFTHPVMKKTVRRSKKYHAHDENNVAKIGQIVWIEETAPISKNKRWALVQDNASSSVSA from the coding sequence ATGCCAAAGCGCGTTTTGCAGGGGACTGTGGTCTCCGACGCCAATGACAAGACCATCGTGGTTCGTGTCGAGCGCCGTTTCACGCACCCGGTTATGAAAAAGACCGTGCGTCGTTCCAAGAAGTACCATGCTCACGACGAAAATAACGTCGCGAAAATCGGTCAGATCGTTTGGATCGAAGAAACTGCGCCGATCAGCAAGAACAAGCGTTGGGCTCTGGTCCAGGATAACGCTTCTTCTTCCGTGTCTGCGTAA
- the rpsE gene encoding 30S ribosomal protein S5, whose translation MSRDVQERESEFVDRLVHINRVAKVVKGGRRFGFAALVVVGDQKGRVGFGHGKAREVPEAIRKATEQAKRQMIRVPLRDARTLHHDVTGRHGAGKVILRAAVPGTGIIAGGPMRAVFETLGINDIVAKSQGTANPYNMVRATFDALKRVDSPRSVAARRGLKVSELQARRGEASVEA comes from the coding sequence ATGAGCAGAGACGTTCAAGAACGCGAAAGCGAGTTCGTCGATCGCCTGGTCCACATCAACCGTGTGGCTAAGGTAGTGAAGGGCGGCCGTCGCTTCGGTTTCGCTGCCCTCGTCGTAGTTGGTGACCAGAAGGGTCGCGTTGGGTTCGGTCACGGTAAGGCCCGTGAAGTTCCTGAAGCGATCCGTAAGGCAACCGAACAGGCTAAGCGCCAGATGATCCGCGTGCCGCTCCGCGACGCACGTACGCTCCATCACGATGTTACCGGTCGCCACGGCGCTGGTAAGGTGATCCTGCGTGCAGCCGTTCCGGGTACTGGTATCATCGCCGGTGGTCCAATGCGTGCGGTTTTCGAAACGCTTGGTATCAACGACATCGTTGCTAAGTCGCAGGGTACGGCTAACCCGTACAACATGGTTCGTGCTACTTTCGATGCGCTCAAGCGCGTTGATAGCCCACGTTCCGTGGCTGCCCGTCGCGGCCTTAAGGTTTCGGAACTGCAAGCTCGCCGCGGCGAAGCTTCGGTCGAAGCGTAA
- the rpsH gene encoding 30S ribosomal protein S8, which yields MSFSDPIGDMLTRIRNAQMRRRNTVTTPASTLRGRVLDVLQSEGFIRGYSETKFENGAAEYEIELKYSDNEGVIRTIERVSRPGRRVYASVKNIPQVANGLGVSILSTPKGVMADHEAKAANVGGEVLCRVF from the coding sequence ATGAGCTTTTCCGATCCAATCGGCGATATGCTGACCCGTATCCGGAACGCACAAATGCGTCGCCGGAACACCGTAACGACCCCAGCGTCGACCCTCCGTGGTCGTGTGCTGGACGTTCTTCAGTCCGAGGGCTTTATTCGCGGCTACTCGGAAACCAAGTTCGAAAACGGCGCTGCCGAATACGAAATTGAACTGAAGTATTCTGACAATGAAGGCGTTATCCGCACCATCGAACGCGTGTCGCGTCCGGGCCGTCGCGTTTACGCCTCCGTCAAGAATATTCCACAGGTTGCTAATGGCCTCGGCGTGTCGATCCTCTCCACCCCTAAGGGTGTGATGGCCGACCACGAAGCTAAGGCTGCCAATGTGGGTGGCGAGGTACTCTGCCGCGTCTTCTAA
- the rplN gene encoding 50S ribosomal protein L14, with translation MIQMQSNLDVADNSGAKRVMCIKVLGGSHRKYASVGDIIVVSVKDAIPRGRVKKGQVMKAVVVRTATDIRRPDGTVIRFDKNAAVLLNNQKEPIGTRIFGPVPRELRAKNQMKIISLAPEVL, from the coding sequence ATGATCCAGATGCAGTCCAACCTCGACGTCGCCGATAATTCCGGCGCCAAGCGAGTAATGTGCATCAAGGTGCTGGGCGGTTCGCATCGCAAGTACGCCTCGGTCGGCGACATTATTGTCGTTTCGGTCAAGGACGCTATTCCGCGTGGCCGCGTTAAGAAGGGCCAGGTAATGAAGGCTGTGGTCGTTCGCACCGCAACCGACATCCGTCGCCCAGATGGCACCGTCATCCGTTTCGACAAGAACGCCGCAGTTCTTCTGAACAATCAGAAAGAACCAATCGGCACCCGTATCTTCGGACCAGTTCCGCGTGAACTTCGCGCTAAGAACCAAATGAAGATCATCTCGCTCGCCCCAGAGGTGCTGTAA
- the rpsM gene encoding 30S ribosomal protein S13: MARIAGVNIPTNKRVVIALQYIHGIGAKFATDICTSVNIPAERRVNELSDAEVIQIREAIDREYIVEGDLRRSVAMNIKRLMDLGNYRGLRHRRGLPVRGQRTHTNARTRKGPAKPIAGKKK, encoded by the coding sequence GTGGCTCGTATTGCTGGCGTCAATATCCCGACCAACAAGCGCGTTGTTATCGCGCTGCAGTATATTCACGGTATTGGCGCTAAGTTCGCTACCGATATCTGCACGTCGGTTAATATCCCGGCTGAACGCCGTGTTAATGAGCTGAGCGACGCTGAAGTAATTCAGATTCGTGAAGCTATCGATCGCGAGTACATCGTGGAAGGCGACCTTCGCCGTTCCGTAGCGATGAACATCAAGCGTCTTATGGACCTTGGTAACTACCGTGGTCTGCGTCACCGTCGTGGCCTCCCGGTCCGTGGTCAGCGCACCCACACCAACGCTCGTACCCGTAAGGGTCCAGCGAAGCCGATCGCAGGCAAGAAGAAGTAA
- the rpmC gene encoding 50S ribosomal protein L29, which produces MNSSDVRAKTADELKDQLVDLKKEQFNLRFQRATQQLEKPARVKEVRRDIARIKTILAEKNAAK; this is translated from the coding sequence ATGAATTCCAGTGATGTGCGGGCCAAAACCGCAGACGAACTGAAAGACCAGCTCGTCGACCTTAAGAAAGAACAGTTCAACCTGCGTTTCCAGCGTGCTACCCAGCAACTGGAAAAGCCGGCTCGGGTGAAGGAAGTCCGTCGCGATATCGCGCGGATCAAAACCATCCTCGCCGAAAAGAACGCAGCTAAGTAA
- the rplE gene encoding 50S ribosomal protein L5 has translation MAETVYVPRLRTQYDESIKPELLKQFEYKNVMQLPRLEKIVLNMGVGEAVADTKKVKSAAEQMELIAGQKPIITYARKSIAGFKVRENMPLGVKVTLRGVRMYEFMDRLVNIALPRVRDFRGLNPNAFDGRGNYAMGIKEHIIFPEINYDQIDQVWGMDIVVCTTARTDDEARALLKAFNFPFRA, from the coding sequence ATGGCTGAGACCGTTTACGTTCCGCGCCTGCGCACCCAGTATGACGAATCGATCAAGCCCGAGCTGCTCAAGCAGTTCGAGTACAAGAACGTCATGCAGCTTCCGCGCCTGGAAAAGATCGTCCTGAACATGGGCGTTGGTGAAGCCGTTGCTGACACCAAGAAGGTGAAGTCCGCTGCTGAGCAGATGGAACTCATCGCTGGTCAGAAGCCAATCATCACCTACGCTCGCAAGTCGATTGCAGGCTTCAAGGTACGTGAAAACATGCCGCTGGGCGTGAAGGTTACCCTTCGTGGCGTCCGCATGTATGAATTCATGGACCGCCTAGTAAACATCGCTTTGCCTCGCGTGCGCGACTTCCGTGGCCTCAACCCGAACGCCTTTGATGGCCGTGGCAACTACGCCATGGGTATCAAGGAACACATCATCTTCCCAGAAATTAACTATGATCAGATCGATCAGGTTTGGGGTATGGATATCGTGGTTTGCACCACAGCCCGTACAGATGATGAAGCGCGTGCGCTTCTTAAGGCTTTCAACTTCCCATTCCGCGCGTAA
- the rplO gene encoding 50S ribosomal protein L15: MTRLNELRDNPGANKVRVRVGRGIGSGVGKTGGRGGKGQTARSGVAINGFEGGQMPLHMRMPKRGFNAWNPSDFNEVRIDRIQAYIDSGKLDAKAVIDSAALIAAGVIRRAKDGVRLIGAEGFKASKATFKVDYATKGAAAAIEAAGGKIELIPVKETWKKPARTV; encoded by the coding sequence ATGACTCGTTTGAACGAACTTCGCGACAACCCAGGTGCAAACAAGGTCCGCGTTCGCGTGGGCCGTGGCATCGGTTCGGGCGTTGGTAAGACCGGCGGCCGTGGCGGCAAGGGCCAGACTGCACGTTCTGGTGTTGCGATCAACGGCTTTGAAGGCGGCCAGATGCCCCTTCACATGCGTATGCCAAAGCGTGGCTTCAATGCTTGGAATCCTTCGGATTTCAACGAAGTTCGCATTGACCGCATCCAGGCTTACATCGACTCTGGCAAGCTTGATGCCAAGGCAGTTATCGACTCGGCAGCTCTGATTGCTGCTGGCGTTATCCGCCGCGCTAAGGACGGTGTACGTCTGATCGGCGCAGAAGGCTTCAAGGCTTCCAAGGCTACCTTCAAGGTGGATTATGCAACCAAGGGCGCTGCCGCAGCTATCGAAGCTGCTGGTGGCAAGATTGAGCTGATCCCAGTGAAGGAAACCTGGAAGAAGCCAGCACGCACTGTCTAA
- the rpsC gene encoding 30S ribosomal protein S3, which yields MGQKINPIGFRLGINRTWDSRWYANRGEYGTLLQEDLKIRSMLMEELKAAAVSKIVIERPHRKCRVSIHTARPGIVIGKKGADIDKIRAKVKKFTDSEVHINIVEVRKPETDATLVAQGIAQQLERRVAFRRAMKRAVQTAIRMGAGGIRVNVGGRLGGADIARTEWYREGRVPLHTLRADIDYGTAEAATTYGIIGIKVWVFKGEVLEHDPSAHERRATEGGEGAGQRSPRHERGDRDRERA from the coding sequence ATGGGTCAGAAGATCAATCCAATCGGCTTCCGCCTCGGTATCAACCGCACTTGGGACAGCCGCTGGTACGCAAACCGTGGTGAGTACGGCACGCTTCTTCAGGAAGACCTGAAGATTCGTTCCATGCTCATGGAAGAGCTCAAGGCAGCTGCGGTTTCCAAGATCGTTATCGAACGCCCGCACCGTAAGTGCCGCGTGTCGATCCACACTGCCCGTCCAGGCATTGTGATCGGCAAGAAGGGCGCAGACATCGACAAGATCCGCGCCAAGGTGAAGAAGTTCACCGATAGCGAAGTGCACATCAACATCGTTGAAGTGCGCAAGCCGGAAACCGACGCGACTCTGGTTGCTCAGGGCATTGCCCAGCAGCTGGAACGCCGTGTGGCATTCCGTCGCGCTATGAAGCGTGCGGTTCAGACAGCGATCCGTATGGGCGCTGGTGGTATCCGCGTTAACGTTGGTGGTCGTCTTGGTGGCGCCGATATCGCTCGTACCGAATGGTACCGCGAAGGCCGTGTTCCACTGCACACCCTCCGTGCTGACATCGACTACGGTACTGCAGAAGCCGCAACCACTTACGGCATCATCGGTATCAAGGTCTGGGTCTTCAAGGGCGAAGTCCTTGAGCATGATCCGTCGGCTCACGAGCGTCGCGCTACCGAAGGTGGCGAAGGTGCTGGTCAGCGTTCTCCACGCCATGAGCGTGGCGACCGCGATCGCGAACGCGCATAA
- a CDS encoding adenylate kinase, which translates to MRLILLGPPGAGKGTQAKILVESYGIPQLSTGDILRAAIAAQTPLGLEAKAVVDRGDLVSDAIVNGIVSERIDAEDCKSGFVLDGFPRTIAQAEALDQMLADKGIALDAVVEIKAEADELVKRVINRAKESGGARADDNEEVLRNRLGVYAEQTAPLVKYYTAKGLLKAVDGMEPVDQVTGAIKTALGK; encoded by the coding sequence ATGAGATTGATTCTTCTGGGGCCGCCGGGAGCAGGGAAGGGGACACAGGCTAAGATTCTCGTAGAATCTTACGGTATCCCTCAGCTCTCTACTGGCGACATCCTGCGCGCGGCTATTGCCGCGCAAACCCCTCTTGGCCTCGAAGCTAAAGCAGTGGTTGACCGTGGTGATCTCGTCTCTGATGCGATTGTGAACGGTATTGTTTCCGAGCGTATCGATGCAGAGGACTGCAAGTCGGGGTTCGTCCTCGATGGCTTCCCGCGCACGATTGCTCAGGCTGAAGCGCTTGATCAGATGCTGGCAGACAAGGGTATTGCTCTTGATGCTGTTGTTGAGATCAAGGCAGAGGCTGACGAACTGGTAAAGCGTGTTATCAATCGCGCTAAGGAATCGGGCGGCGCCCGTGCAGACGACAACGAAGAGGTTCTTCGCAATCGTCTGGGCGTCTATGCTGAACAGACAGCCCCTTTGGTGAAGTATTACACCGCTAAGGGTCTGCTGAAGGCTGTCGATGGTATGGAACCGGTTGACCAGGTCACCGGAGCCATTAAAACGGCACTCGGTAAGTAA
- the rplV gene encoding 50S ribosomal protein L22, whose amino-acid sequence MSKPKTERALKDNEAKAVLRMLRISPQKLNLVAQLIRGKKVERALSDLEFSHKRIAGQVKKVLESAIANAENNHGLDSDALVVAEAFVGNSLVMKRFHARGRGKSARVEKPFSHLTIVVRQVEEAA is encoded by the coding sequence ATGAGCAAGCCAAAGACTGAGCGCGCTCTCAAGGATAACGAGGCTAAGGCTGTACTGCGCATGCTGCGTATCAGCCCTCAGAAGCTGAACCTCGTCGCGCAGTTGATCCGTGGTAAGAAGGTAGAGCGTGCTCTGTCCGACCTCGAGTTCAGCCACAAGCGTATCGCCGGCCAGGTGAAGAAGGTGCTGGAAAGCGCCATCGCCAACGCTGAAAACAACCACGGTCTCGACAGCGACGCTCTCGTTGTTGCCGAAGCCTTCGTCGGTAACTCGCTGGTTATGAAGCGCTTCCACGCTCGTGGTCGCGGCAAGTCGGCTCGTGTTGAGAAGCCATTCTCGCACCTGACGATCGTCGTCCGTCAAGTTGAGGAGGCCGCATAA
- the secY gene encoding preprotein translocase subunit SecY: MASAAEQLARNLSFSTFSKAKALQQRIWFTLGALLIYRLGTFIPVPGIDPDAFRATFEQSQQGIIGMFNMFSGGAVERMAIFALNLIPYITASIVVQVVATASPRLEALKKEGEAGRRKMNQYTRYLAVLFCAVQAYGLAVGLEGSQGVVLNPGWFFRISTVITLVGGTMFLMWLGEQMTSRGVGNGISLIIFAGIVANLPSTIAQTLELSRTGALPAFAGIGMLLLALVVIAIIVFFERAQRRLLIQYPKRQVGNKLFQGDTSHLPLKLNTAGVIPVIFGSSLLLLPTTIASFAAQGDAPGWLTTVTALLGRGQPLYMALFAFLIIFFAFFYTAIVFNPTETADNLKRSGGFIPGIRPGERTAAHIDYVLTRITVAGALYLTFVALLPEVFFSQLAVSQFIGGTSLLIMVTVTLDTVTQIQSHLVAQQYEGLLKKSRLGGKRR; encoded by the coding sequence ATGGCGTCCGCAGCCGAACAGCTGGCACGTAATTTAAGTTTCTCGACCTTTTCGAAGGCCAAGGCCCTGCAGCAGCGCATCTGGTTCACACTGGGAGCGCTGCTTATTTATCGTTTGGGCACCTTCATTCCTGTTCCAGGTATTGACCCTGACGCTTTCCGCGCGACTTTTGAACAGTCGCAGCAGGGCATCATCGGCATGTTCAACATGTTCTCCGGTGGTGCTGTTGAGCGTATGGCAATTTTCGCCCTCAACCTGATTCCTTACATCACTGCTTCGATCGTTGTGCAGGTGGTTGCGACCGCTTCGCCGCGTCTCGAAGCGCTGAAGAAGGAAGGGGAGGCGGGTCGCCGCAAGATGAACCAGTACACCCGCTATTTGGCGGTGTTGTTCTGCGCGGTTCAGGCATACGGCCTTGCCGTTGGTCTGGAAGGCAGCCAGGGCGTGGTTCTCAATCCAGGCTGGTTCTTCCGTATTTCGACCGTGATCACCCTCGTCGGTGGTACTATGTTCCTGATGTGGCTGGGCGAGCAGATGACCTCGCGCGGTGTCGGTAACGGCATTTCGCTGATCATCTTTGCTGGTATCGTGGCAAACTTGCCTTCGACTATCGCTCAGACCCTCGAGTTGAGCCGTACAGGCGCTCTGCCAGCCTTCGCAGGCATCGGCATGCTGCTTCTGGCTCTCGTCGTGATCGCAATCATCGTGTTCTTTGAACGCGCTCAGCGCCGCTTGCTGATCCAGTATCCCAAGCGTCAGGTTGGCAATAAGCTGTTCCAGGGCGATACCTCGCACCTGCCGCTTAAGCTCAACACCGCTGGTGTGATTCCCGTGATCTTCGGTTCTTCGCTGCTGCTTCTGCCGACGACAATCGCGTCGTTTGCGGCTCAGGGCGACGCTCCAGGGTGGCTGACAACCGTCACTGCGCTACTAGGCCGCGGGCAACCGCTGTATATGGCGCTATTTGCCTTCTTGATCATCTTCTTCGCTTTCTTCTACACGGCGATAGTGTTCAACCCCACCGAGACGGCTGACAACCTCAAGCGTTCTGGTGGCTTCATTCCGGGCATTCGTCCGGGTGAACGGACTGCGGCTCACATCGACTATGTGTTGACCCGCATTACCGTGGCTGGCGCACTGTACTTAACCTTCGTGGCCCTCTTGCCAGAAGTGTTCTTCAGCCAGCTGGCCGTCAGCCAGTTCATCGGCGGAACATCGCTTCTGATCATGGTCACGGTGACTTTGGATACGGTTACCCAAATCCAGAGCCATTTGGTTGCCCAGCAATATGAAGGGCTTTTGAAAAAGTCCCGTCTCGGAGGTAAGCGTCGATGA
- the rplF gene encoding 50S ribosomal protein L6, giving the protein MSRTGKKPVAPVSGVTVTIDGRTVSAKGPKGELSLQLMDIVNVEQGDDGISVVPANDSRFARAAWGTTRALIQNMVTGVSAGFEKKLAIQGVGYRAAMQGKDVKLSLGFSHEVIYNAPEGITLAVPVPTEIVVTGIDKQAVGQVAAEIRSWRPPEPYKGKGVRYAGEQVFRKEGKKK; this is encoded by the coding sequence ATGTCACGTACTGGCAAGAAACCGGTGGCCCCGGTTAGCGGTGTTACGGTAACGATCGATGGTCGTACCGTGTCCGCAAAGGGCCCGAAGGGCGAACTGAGCCTCCAGCTCATGGATATCGTCAACGTAGAGCAGGGCGACGACGGTATCTCCGTTGTTCCTGCAAATGATAGCCGTTTTGCTCGCGCTGCCTGGGGCACCACACGCGCGCTGATCCAGAACATGGTCACCGGTGTGAGCGCAGGCTTCGAAAAGAAGTTGGCAATTCAGGGCGTGGGTTACCGCGCCGCGATGCAGGGCAAGGACGTTAAGCTCTCGCTCGGTTTCAGCCACGAAGTGATTTATAACGCTCCTGAAGGCATCACGCTTGCGGTGCCGGTTCCGACGGAAATCGTCGTAACTGGCATCGATAAGCAGGCTGTTGGCCAGGTTGCGGCTGAGATCCGCAGCTGGCGTCCCCCTGAGCCCTACAAGGGCAAGGGCGTGCGTTACGCTGGCGAGCAGGTCTTCCGCAAAGAAGGCAAGAAGAAGTAA
- the rplR gene encoding 50S ribosomal protein L18: MAISAKGADRRKARVRKALKARAFGRPRLSVFRSGKNMYAQIIDDAAGRTLAAASTLDKDVRATITNGGTAEAAAAIGKLIAERGSKAGVTEVVFDRGAYIYHGRVKALADAAREGGLQF, translated from the coding sequence ATGGCTATTTCTGCAAAGGGTGCGGACCGCCGCAAGGCTCGTGTCCGCAAGGCGCTCAAGGCTCGTGCCTTCGGTCGCCCACGTCTGTCGGTTTTCCGTTCAGGCAAGAATATGTACGCACAGATCATCGACGACGCAGCTGGCCGCACACTCGCTGCCGCTTCGACGCTCGACAAGGACGTTCGTGCAACCATCACCAACGGTGGTACAGCCGAAGCCGCTGCTGCAATTGGCAAGCTGATTGCTGAGCGCGGTTCGAAGGCTGGCGTGACCGAAGTGGTGTTCGACCGCGGCGCCTACATCTATCACGGCCGTGTTAAGGCCCTTGCAGACGCTGCCCGTGAGGGCGGTCTGCAGTTCTAA
- the rpsK gene encoding 30S ribosomal protein S11 produces the protein MAKAEVARVRRKERKNITSGVAHVNASFNNTMVTIADMQGNTISWSSSGVMGFKGSRKSTPYAAQVAAEDAAKKAQEHGMKTLEVEVRGPGSGRESALRALQAAGFNVTSIRDVTSIPHNGCRPRKRRRV, from the coding sequence ATGGCAAAAGCTGAAGTCGCGCGCGTCCGTCGCAAAGAGCGCAAGAACATCACCTCTGGCGTCGCTCACGTGAACGCCTCGTTCAATAACACGATGGTTACCATCGCTGACATGCAGGGTAACACGATTTCGTGGTCCTCCTCGGGCGTGATGGGTTTCAAGGGTTCGCGTAAGTCGACCCCATATGCTGCTCAGGTAGCTGCAGAAGACGCTGCAAAGAAGGCTCAGGAACACGGCATGAAGACCCTTGAGGTCGAAGTTCGTGGTCCAGGTTCAGGCCGTGAATCGGCCCTGCGCGCTCTGCAGGCTGCTGGCTTCAACGTAACGTCGATCCGCGACGTAACGTCGATCCCGCACAACGGCTGCCGTCCGCGTAAGCGTCGTCGCGTCTAA
- the rpsS gene encoding 30S ribosomal protein S19 yields the protein MTRSIWKGPFVDGYLLKKAEKAASSGRHEVVKIWSRRSTILPQFVGITFGVHNGQKHVPVLVTEDMIGHKFGEFAPTRTYYGHAADKKAKRK from the coding sequence ATGACCCGTTCGATTTGGAAGGGGCCGTTCGTAGACGGTTACCTGCTCAAGAAGGCCGAGAAGGCTGCGTCATCTGGTCGCCACGAAGTGGTGAAGATTTGGTCGCGTCGCTCGACGATCCTGCCGCAGTTCGTGGGTATCACGTTCGGCGTTCACAATGGTCAGAAGCACGTCCCAGTCCTCGTGACTGAAGACATGATTGGCCACAAGTTCGGTGAATTCGCGCCGACCCGTACCTACTACGGTCACGCGGCCGACAAGAAGGCCAAGAGGAAGTAA